In the Populus trichocarpa isolate Nisqually-1 chromosome 1, P.trichocarpa_v4.1, whole genome shotgun sequence genome, one interval contains:
- the LOC7483260 gene encoding uncharacterized protein LOC7483260 isoform X1, translating into MSVKKVDQTSAVELQSIKMTATSSSSGASTTSGPKVSLFAAKSGFVIPKNKLLGSLVSIVKGGKKPGSKNAVNGESTNQEQVQRKTKWGPDLTQDASVKRGRALAYQIRVDQIVQQLELGIPEPGRDGDSHDSNELEDPKSSIPQIHTKNSEILELEKQEAIGEILILNPSYKAPPNYKPLLKETTVPIPVKEYPGYNFIGLIFGLGSETQKRLEKETGAKIQVHGSNVHTGEKVEISPSDGNETKVAYEELSVHVTADTFEKVDAAVVLIELLITSVSGNLAAGDNANVSQNQAASTAFMVSTAVNQGVVLSFTPQQGQFQYQNSWLPAATPLHPPPGLIFPQTSSAPVLNNPIPLQSASFNSSTMPSLFGPRLAQAFSNPYQPRNFPMPTPQPQSFTGSQPHPTGLYSVARPPLLQPSSSGSHDGLLVPSGWSGSPASVPASLGFVNMGQTTTPIVPSPGPWPTVPQLGFPSNAPPPNAANMVSPVTFPPGPSSLQSHSVSMNHPTLIQSSLVAPLPISSINPVLGSTPISGVVGAFSGTTSNFASMRSPTITDAKIQHSGPGDFTFQPHHLQNPAPQIAPRLSSHHAAQNGPLPRPMMQSPAPQGPPFHFEVPNSTPLPGRQMFPRPQVSNQMGQVPFVGNPTGPSLPPSLPAFSNANSFGQPVMQMVSRNLSSTPHIPYLTGPLPPRPGNPLQLQQNYPVPIAPRGQSFAPNQQPFISLASARPASFHGGQHVYDPFSPTSVSTASQRQGANLGEGRKPENDPL; encoded by the exons ATGAGTGTGAAGAAGGTAGACCAGACATCTGCAGTTGAGCTTCAAAGTATTAAGATGACTGCAACAAGTTCTTCATCCGGTGCATCGACAACTAGTGGTCCAAAGGTGTCTTTATTTGCAGCTAAGTCAGGGTTTGTTATCcctaaaaataaacttttgggTTCATTAGTTTCCATCGTCAAAGGAGGTAAAAAGCCGGGTAGTAAAAATGCAGTGAATGGAGAAAGTACCAATCAGGAACAGGTTCAGAGGAAAACCAAATGGGGTCCTGATTTAACACAAGATGCTTCTGTTAAAAGGGGAAGAGCCTTGGCATACCAG ATTAGAGTGGATCAAATTGTGCAACAACTGGAATTGGGAATTCCAGAACCTGGGAGGGATGGAGACTCACATGACTCCAATGAGCTTGAAGATCCCAAATCTTCGATTCCACAAATCCATACTAAG AACTCTGAGATCTTGGAACTTGAAAAACAGGAAGCTATAG GTGAGATACTTATATTGAATCCAAGCTACAAGGCTCCACCCAATTATAAGCCTTTGCTAAAAGAGACCACAGTTCCCATCCCT GTCAAGGAGTATCCTggatataattttattggtcTAATATTTGGGCTTGGAAGCGAGACTCAGAAGCGATTAGAAAAG GAAACTGGAGCCAAAATACAAGTACATGGTTCCAACGTGCATACAGGAGAGAAG GTTGAGATTTCTCCATCTGATGGCAATGAGACTAAGGTTGCTTATGAGGAGTTGAGTGTTCATGTAACAGCCGACACATTTGAGAAAGTTGACGCAGCTGTTGTCCTGATTGAATTGCTAATCACCTCAGTATCA GGAAATTTAGCGGCTGGGGATAATGCAAATGTTAGTCAGAATCAGGCGGCCTCTACTGCTTTTATGGTCTCTACTGCTGTAAACCAAGGAGTGGTGCTATCTTTTACTCCTCAACAAGGCCAGTTCCAATATCAAAATTCATGGCTCCCTGCTGCCACACCTCTACATCCACCTCCGGGCTTAATTTTCCCTCAGACTTCTTCAGCACCAGTTTTAAACAATCCTATACCTTTACAGTCAGCATCTTTCAATTCTTCAACCATGCCTTCATTATTCGGGCCTAGACTGGCACAGGCCTTTTCAAATCCATATCAGCCTAGAAATTTTCCCATGCCTACTCCACAGCCTCAATCTTTTACTGGTAGCCAGCCCCACCCAACAGGGCTGTACTCTGTTGCAAGGCCACCATTACTTCAACCCTCGTCAAGTGGTTCACATGATGGGCTTTTAGTCCCTTCTGGGTGGTCTGGATCTCCTGCAAGTGTTCCGGCATCATTAGGTTTTGTCAACATGGGACAAACAACAACTCCTATAGTTCCCTCACCTGGTCCATGGCCTACTGTTCCACAGCTAGGTTTTCCATCCAATGCACCACCTCCAAATGCAGCTAATATGGTTTCTCCTGTAACCTTCCCACCGGGACCATCCTCTCTGCAATCACACAGTGTTTCTATGAATCATCCTACCCTAATCCAATCTTCACTGGTTGCTCCTTTGccaatttcatccataaacCCGGTACTTGGTTCCACGCCAATTTCAGGAGTTGTAGGAGCTTTTTCTGGAACTACCTCAAATTTTGCTTCCATGAGATCACCCACAATAACAGATGCAAAAATACAGCACTCTGGTCCTGGTGATTTTACTTTTCAACCACATCATCTGCAGAATCCAGCTCCCCAAATAGCTCCCAGGCTTAGCAGTCATCATGCTGCTCAAAACGGTCCACTTCCTAGACCCATGATGCAATCGCCAGCACCTCAAGGACCACCTTTCCACTTCGAGGTCCCTAATTCAACTCCTCTACCTGGCAGGCAGATGTTTCCTAGACCACAGGTCAGCAACCAAATGGGTCAAGTCCCCTTTGTTGGAAATCCTACTGGTCCCTCGCTTCCCCCCAGCCTTCCAGCATTTTCAAATGCAAATTCATTTGGACAACCAGTCATGCAGATGGTGTCGAGGAACTTAAGTTCAACTCCCCACATACCCTATTTAACAGGTCCTTTACCTCCCAGACCGGGAAACCCCTTGCAACTTCAGCAGAATTATCCAGTTCCAATAGCTCCTCGAGGACAATCATTTGCTCCGAATCAGCAGCCTTTCATCTCCTTGGCATCTGCTAGACCAGCTTCATTCCACGGAGGTCAGCATGTTTATGATCCATTTTCACCTACTTCTGTGTCAACTGCGTCTCAACGGCAAGGAGCTAATCTAGGAGAGGGAAGAAAGCCAGAGAATGATCCACTGTAA
- the LOC7483260 gene encoding uncharacterized protein LOC7483260 isoform X2: MLLLKGEEPWHTRVDQIVQQLELGIPEPGRDGDSHDSNELEDPKSSIPQIHTKNSEILELEKQEAIGEILILNPSYKAPPNYKPLLKETTVPIPVKEYPGYNFIGLIFGLGSETQKRLEKETGAKIQVHGSNVHTGEKVEISPSDGNETKVAYEELSVHVTADTFEKVDAAVVLIELLITSVSGNLAAGDNANVSQNQAASTAFMVSTAVNQGVVLSFTPQQGQFQYQNSWLPAATPLHPPPGLIFPQTSSAPVLNNPIPLQSASFNSSTMPSLFGPRLAQAFSNPYQPRNFPMPTPQPQSFTGSQPHPTGLYSVARPPLLQPSSSGSHDGLLVPSGWSGSPASVPASLGFVNMGQTTTPIVPSPGPWPTVPQLGFPSNAPPPNAANMVSPVTFPPGPSSLQSHSVSMNHPTLIQSSLVAPLPISSINPVLGSTPISGVVGAFSGTTSNFASMRSPTITDAKIQHSGPGDFTFQPHHLQNPAPQIAPRLSSHHAAQNGPLPRPMMQSPAPQGPPFHFEVPNSTPLPGRQMFPRPQVSNQMGQVPFVGNPTGPSLPPSLPAFSNANSFGQPVMQMVSRNLSSTPHIPYLTGPLPPRPGNPLQLQQNYPVPIAPRGQSFAPNQQPFISLASARPASFHGGQHVYDPFSPTSVSTASQRQGANLGEGRKPENDPL; the protein is encoded by the exons ATGCTTCTGTTAAAAGGGGAAGAGCCTTGGCATACCAG AGTGGATCAAATTGTGCAACAACTGGAATTGGGAATTCCAGAACCTGGGAGGGATGGAGACTCACATGACTCCAATGAGCTTGAAGATCCCAAATCTTCGATTCCACAAATCCATACTAAG AACTCTGAGATCTTGGAACTTGAAAAACAGGAAGCTATAG GTGAGATACTTATATTGAATCCAAGCTACAAGGCTCCACCCAATTATAAGCCTTTGCTAAAAGAGACCACAGTTCCCATCCCT GTCAAGGAGTATCCTggatataattttattggtcTAATATTTGGGCTTGGAAGCGAGACTCAGAAGCGATTAGAAAAG GAAACTGGAGCCAAAATACAAGTACATGGTTCCAACGTGCATACAGGAGAGAAG GTTGAGATTTCTCCATCTGATGGCAATGAGACTAAGGTTGCTTATGAGGAGTTGAGTGTTCATGTAACAGCCGACACATTTGAGAAAGTTGACGCAGCTGTTGTCCTGATTGAATTGCTAATCACCTCAGTATCA GGAAATTTAGCGGCTGGGGATAATGCAAATGTTAGTCAGAATCAGGCGGCCTCTACTGCTTTTATGGTCTCTACTGCTGTAAACCAAGGAGTGGTGCTATCTTTTACTCCTCAACAAGGCCAGTTCCAATATCAAAATTCATGGCTCCCTGCTGCCACACCTCTACATCCACCTCCGGGCTTAATTTTCCCTCAGACTTCTTCAGCACCAGTTTTAAACAATCCTATACCTTTACAGTCAGCATCTTTCAATTCTTCAACCATGCCTTCATTATTCGGGCCTAGACTGGCACAGGCCTTTTCAAATCCATATCAGCCTAGAAATTTTCCCATGCCTACTCCACAGCCTCAATCTTTTACTGGTAGCCAGCCCCACCCAACAGGGCTGTACTCTGTTGCAAGGCCACCATTACTTCAACCCTCGTCAAGTGGTTCACATGATGGGCTTTTAGTCCCTTCTGGGTGGTCTGGATCTCCTGCAAGTGTTCCGGCATCATTAGGTTTTGTCAACATGGGACAAACAACAACTCCTATAGTTCCCTCACCTGGTCCATGGCCTACTGTTCCACAGCTAGGTTTTCCATCCAATGCACCACCTCCAAATGCAGCTAATATGGTTTCTCCTGTAACCTTCCCACCGGGACCATCCTCTCTGCAATCACACAGTGTTTCTATGAATCATCCTACCCTAATCCAATCTTCACTGGTTGCTCCTTTGccaatttcatccataaacCCGGTACTTGGTTCCACGCCAATTTCAGGAGTTGTAGGAGCTTTTTCTGGAACTACCTCAAATTTTGCTTCCATGAGATCACCCACAATAACAGATGCAAAAATACAGCACTCTGGTCCTGGTGATTTTACTTTTCAACCACATCATCTGCAGAATCCAGCTCCCCAAATAGCTCCCAGGCTTAGCAGTCATCATGCTGCTCAAAACGGTCCACTTCCTAGACCCATGATGCAATCGCCAGCACCTCAAGGACCACCTTTCCACTTCGAGGTCCCTAATTCAACTCCTCTACCTGGCAGGCAGATGTTTCCTAGACCACAGGTCAGCAACCAAATGGGTCAAGTCCCCTTTGTTGGAAATCCTACTGGTCCCTCGCTTCCCCCCAGCCTTCCAGCATTTTCAAATGCAAATTCATTTGGACAACCAGTCATGCAGATGGTGTCGAGGAACTTAAGTTCAACTCCCCACATACCCTATTTAACAGGTCCTTTACCTCCCAGACCGGGAAACCCCTTGCAACTTCAGCAGAATTATCCAGTTCCAATAGCTCCTCGAGGACAATCATTTGCTCCGAATCAGCAGCCTTTCATCTCCTTGGCATCTGCTAGACCAGCTTCATTCCACGGAGGTCAGCATGTTTATGATCCATTTTCACCTACTTCTGTGTCAACTGCGTCTCAACGGCAAGGAGCTAATCTAGGAGAGGGAAGAAAGCCAGAGAATGATCCACTGTAA